From Fulvivirga lutea:
CAGAAATCAACGAGAACAGGCGATATTAACTTGATAAGGTAATGAGAAAGGTATTAGCAATCATATTAACATTAGTTGCCTTTCAGTCGAAAGGTCAAGACCCACAATTCTCACAATACTATGCGGCACCTTTGTATTTAAATCCTGCCTTTGCGGGAACATCTGTCGGGCATCGTTTCATTTTAAACTATAGAAATCAATGGCCTAATCTGAATAATGGCTTTGTCACGTATGCCTTTTCTTATGACTACAACCTGGATCACCTTAAAAGTGGAATAGGGGCTTTAGTGACAGTTGATAAAGCAGGTTCCGCTAACCTAACTTCCACCAATTTTAATTTTGTGTATAGTTATAAAGTCCAATTAGCTAATAAATGGGTGTTTACGCCAGGTTTATCGTTTGGCTATGCTAATAGGAGCATCGATTTTGATAAACTTGTATTTGGCGATCAATTAGATTTTGACAGTGACGGACAAGTGCCAACTACAGACCAAAGTGTTAATTCACTGGGCAACGCTAATTATTTTGATTTTGGGGCAGGTTTTCTTCTTTACAGTAAGAATTTCTGGGCGGGTGTTTCCACAGCACATATTAATCAACCGAATCGATCATTATTAGATGAAGAAAGCGAGGTACCTATGAAAACCTCTGTCCATGCAGGATTTAGAATTCCATTGTATCATGGATTAATGAAACGCGCCAGGGTATCCAGCATAGCACCTTCATTTATCTACAAAACACAAGGTGAATTTGACCAATTAGATGTAGGTCTGCACTTTCTATACGAACCTGTAATGATAGGTCTATGGTACAGAGGCATACCGGTGCAGCAAAATGTAAGCGATAATATTAGTCAGGATGCCGTAGTGATTATACTAGGTATGCAGTTGAAAGATTTTGAAATAGGCTATAGTTACGATTTTACTGTTTCAGAATTAGGCACAATATCAGGTGGTGCACATGAAGTATCCTTACAATACCGTTTTGAAGCTATGAGTGGAGGTAAAGCTAAGAAGCCTGATAAGTATATTCCATGCCCCACCTTTACTAAATAATGACTTCCTATACAGCCTGAATAGTGCTACCTTTGCGCCAAATTGTGTGCAGAGCTAATGAATCTAAAGTCGAATCTCGATAACCCCATTTTTAAAGTTGTTTCTGAAGCTGGTGAGGAGCTGGGTATCGATGTATATGTAGTTGGAGGATTTGTACGCGATATTCTGTTGAAAAGACCAAGTAAGGATATCGACTTTGTAACTGTAGGAAGCGGGATTGAGTTAGCTCAAAAAGTGGCCGAAAAGATAAACGAAAAACAGGTTTCAATTTTTAAAAATTTTGGAACAGCTAATATTAAATCCAAAGGTTTTGATCTGGAATTTGTAGGCGCACGAAAAGAGTCGTACAACAGAAATTCTAGAAAGCCTGTAGTTGAAAATGGTACGCTTCAGGATGATCAGAACAGGAGGGATTTCACCATTAATGCAATGGCTATTAGCCTTAATAAAGCTAATTATGGTGAATTAATTGATCCTTTTGAAGGTCAGAAAGACCTGAAAAGAAAGGTGATGCGCACACCATTGCAACCTGAAATTACATTTTCAGATGATCCCTTGAGAATGATGCGGGCCATTCGCTTTGCTACACAGCTTCAGTTTGATATTGAACCTGATACTTATGAAGGTATTGTTCAGAATATAGACAGAATAGAAATCGTTTCTATGGAGCGAGTTTCAGATGAATTAAATAAAATCATTCTTTCCAATAAACCCTCTTACGGGTTCAAATTATTGTTTCATTCAGGCTTATTAAAAAAAATATTCCCAGAAATGGTTGATCTACATGGCGTAGAAACCATCGATGGTAAATCACATAAAGATAATTTCTACCATACGCTTCAGGTATTGGATAATGTTTGCGAGAAATCCAATTACTTATGGTTGCGTTGGGCTGCAATTCTTCATGATATTGCCAAACCACCAACCAAACGTTTTGATCCAAAAGTAGGCTGGACTTTTCATGGTCATGAAGATAAGGGGGCCAGAATGGTGCCCGGTATATTCAAAAAATTGAAGCTCCCATTGAATGAGAAGATGCACTATGTGAAAAAGTTGGTGCGCTTACATTTGAGGCCAATCGCCTTGGTAAAGGATGATATAACTGATACTGCCATAAGAAGATTACTTTTTGAAGCTGGCAATGATATTGACGATCTGATGAAATTGTGCCGTGCTGATATCACCTCTAAGAATGATATTAAAGTTCAAAAATACCTCAGCAACTTTAAGAAGGTTGAGCGAAAGATGAAGGAAGTAGAGGAGAAGGATCAGGTGAGAAATTTCCAGCCACCGGTGTCAGGCGAAGAAATTATGAACGCTTTTAACATTGCCCCGGGTAGAATTATTGGAGAAATTAAGGAGGCCATCAAAGAGGCTATTTTAGAAGGAGAAATTCAAAATAACAGAGCAGAGGCGTTAGAATTAATGTACAAGTTAGCCAAAACAAAAGGGTTAGATAAAGTCTCTGGAAATAACTAGTTTTGGCGTTTTAAAAAATTGAACCAATGAAATATATAGCTATTCTATCATTCGTATTATTAAGTCTAAATGTAACTGCACAAGATGAAGCTACTCAGCCCAAACAAGCCTCAGCAGGCCAGGTGCTAACGAACCATTACATTAGAACTTATCAGGCTGGCATGCGATACAACGATTTTAGCGTAGCAAAGCACGCGCTGTATAACATATTGGTGGAGAACCCACAGAATGACTCAATCTTATACTCATTATCATTACTTTATTTTCAATCTCAAAATTATGCTTCCGCAGCACTTACTGCTCAGGATATTATTGCTGTAAATCCTGATAACCTTGGAGCCTTAGAAATTGCTGCAGTTTCTTACGAAAATTTAGGAGTTAATGATAAGGCTCTAGAAACATACGAAACGCTCTATTTAAAAACGGATGATCTCCAAACGCTTTATAAAATGGCTTTCTTGCAGTTTGATTTAGAAAAATATGCTGAAAGTAAAACCAATGCAGACATCTTACTTAACAAGAAGGGGGTTGAAGAAATGAATGCTGTTTTTAATGACACTGAGGGAAAACAAAAAGAATACCCGGCTAAAGTAGCATTACTTAACCTGAAAGGTCTTATAGCTCAAAAACAAGGAGATAACAAAGTGGCTGAAAACTATTATCAGCAAGCTTTAACTATTGCTCCTGATTTTAAAATGGCTAAGGATAATCTCGCTACTCTAAAAAAATAATTCTCTTCCATGCAACCTCTGTAACGTATATTTGTCTATAATACAGAGGTTAAAAGCTTGGCACAACACGAATATAATATACATCAGAATATTATAGATGAATGCTTGCGTGGCAGTCGTGCTGCGCAGTATGAGTTATATAAACTCTATTCTAAAGCCATGTATAATGCATGTTTTAGGATAGTGAGAAATTCTGGTGATGCAGAAGACGTTTTGCAAGATGCATTCGTTAGTGCTTTTAAGAACTTAAAAAGTTTTAAAGGAGATTCTTCATTCGGAGCATGGTTGAAGAGGATTGTAATTAATAAGTCTCTGAATTTTCTTAAGAAAAGGAGTATTGATGTAACACCAATGGACGAACTCCCCGAAGTAAAGGAAGAGAATGAAGAAACTTTTTATGGTGATCTTTCAGTTGAAAGAATTAAGGATGCAGTGGAAAAATTACCTGAAGGTTACAGGTTAGTATTCTCACTGTATTTATTAGAGGGTTACGATCATGGTGAAATAGGTGAGATACTTGGGATTTCAGAATCAACCAGTAAATCTCAATTTAACAGATCGAAAAAGAAGATTAGAGAATTATTGCAAGTCAATGGATAAGCTTGATAAATATATAAAAGATCACAGAAGTGAGTTTGATGATCAGGAGCCTGCCATAGATTTATGGAGTAGGATAGAAGCTGATTTGCCAAGCCCGAAGGATTTTACATGGATTTGGAAGGTAGCGGCTGTCATATTCTTTTGTACTTCTCTTTATTTAAGCTTAGACAAGTTCTCACAATCCAGTGAAGAAAATCTAGTCGCGCAAAAGGAGACTATATCCGATGATTTTGGTGATGTAGAGTCCTACTACTTTCAAATTATTTCAGAAAAACGAGACCTTATCTATGAGTATGATACTGGTGAAGCGCCTATTCAAGTAGATTTTGAGCAGGATTTACAAAAGCTCGATGCGATGTATCAGGTTTTGAAAGAAGAGTTAAAGGCTAATCCAAGTAAAAAGGTGGTGGATGCACTTATTCTCAATCTGCTCGTTAGAATTGATGTTCTTAATGAAAAAATAGAGGAGCTTGAAGGGGATGATGATGCTCCAAACCGTGATGAGGCAAATAAAGAAGAAGTAGAGATTTAATAAACAGTAGTTTTTAAATCGAATTGCTCAACTTTTGAATCCAATAACTTACCTTTTTCGCACTTCAGGATTCTCGCAGTATTATCCCTCACCAAGGTATGGTCATGAGTGGCCATTAAAATAGCAGTACCTTTTTTATTGATGTCCAAAAATAGTCTGAATATCCCTTGAGATACTTCCGGATCAAGGTTTCCTGTTGGCTCATCGGCAATTAAAATGACAGGTTCATTAATCATTGCCCTGGCAATAACTACTCTTTGCTGCTCACCACCAGAAAGCTGGTGCGGCATTTTAGATCCCACTGAACCTAGTCCTACCTGCATGAGCACCTCTGCTTGTCTGGCTTTCATTTTCGAGTTATCTCTCCAGCCTGTGGCTTTCATAACAAATGTTAGATTTTCCGCTACAGTTCTATCCGGAAACAATTGAAAGTCCTGAAATATGATGCCTAGTTTTCTACGTAATAGAGGAACTTGTGATTTTTTTATGTTACCAATGTTGTAACCGGCAACATCTATCTGACCCAGCCGCAAGGGTAAATCAGCATAAAGAGTTTTAAGTAAAGAAGATTTCCCACCCCCGGTTCTACCAATAAGAAAAGCAAACTCTCCTTTTTCAAGTTCAAAGTTTACCTCACTCAAAACAGTATTACTGTCCTGGAAAATGGTAGCGTCCTTTACTCTTACAACTGGGTCAGTAGAAAATGACATAGCTTATTTATTACCTTTTTTATGGTCTGCTAAGAATTGAGCCAGTCCTTTATCAGTTAACGGGTGGTTGAGCAAGCTTGTAATAACATTCAATGGACAAGTAGCAACATCGGCTCCTATTTCTGCACACTGAATTAAATGCATGGTGTGTCTAACACTTGCTGCAAGAATTTCGGTATCAAAACCATAGTTATCATAAATCTGCACAATTTGCTCGATGAGTGTTAAACCATCATGAGAGATATCATCTAGTCTACCAATAAACGGAGAAACGTAGCTGGCCCCAGCCTTTGCTGCCAATAGTGCCTGACCCGCTGAAAATATAAGTGTACAATTAGTTCTTATACCTTTATCACTGAAATATTTAATAGCCTTAACGCCTTCTTTGATCATCGGAACCTTAACAACAATTTTATCGTCAATTTTAGCAAGTTCCTCACCTTCCTTTATGATACCTTCATAATCAGTAGCAATTACTTCTGCACTAACATTATTATCGACAATATCACATATTGCTTTATAATGGTTCTTAATGTTTTTATCACCAGTAATGCCTTCTTTGGCCATTAACGATGGATTTGTGGTTACGCCATCTAGTACGCCCAGGTCGTAGGCTTGTCTAATTTCGTCAAGGTTTGCGGTATCAATAAAGAATTTCATAAGGATATTTAGTGGTTAAATTTTAGATGTGCTAAGTTAATTATGAAATGGCAAGGTTCCTAAAAATTAATCAGAGTCAACCAAGAAAGGGGGAGGAAATAAAAAAGGCAAATCAAGTATCGCACCGCTACAACCGCTTACCCTTGCTACCTTCCGGTCCTGGGGGAGTTCAGCAGGAGCTGGTCGTACTGATTTGCCACTGCAAAGGTAGGCCGAATAACTGAATTGTTAAAATATAATTACCTTCTTTCAGCTATCTTTTTTAAATTGATAAAAAATTGCTGTTATGGCTGAAATTACCTACCAATTGCGTTTGCTTAAGCTGCATTGCTACAGACAAGAAGAAAGCGATGGAGATGAGGTTTTTATTAAATATAAGAAGGAGAAAATCTGGCCGCTTAAATCAAAATACGAAAGTATGAAAGAGGGCAGCTTAGATGTTAATGTAGATATAGCTGGCCTTGAATCCGGTACTGAGGTAGAAATTGAACTCTGGGATTACGATTTACTCACTCCCAATGACAAGTTGGGAACTTTTAAGATGTTAGTAAATGAAAAAGGAGGCCCATTTAAAACGGACTTACTTGTTGAGTTGGGTGAAGATGCTAAATATAGCCTCGAATGGGAGGCTTATTAACTGATACCTTTTAAATACAGATTGAACTCTATGGGGCTGGAAGGCTTGAATCCATCTTCATTAAAATCTTCATAAATATCAGAGTCAAACTGCATTTTTCTTTTTTCTACAGTTTTGTCTTTATAAATGGTGAGTTCTACACCTTCAAAAGTTTTCGGGTTTAACTGAACTATAATGGTGAAGTCTTCAAACTCCCGCTTAAAATATTCATGTATCATGCTATAGTAGCAGCAATACTAACTTTTTTCAACGGTTTTTTAATTGTTTCTTTTTCGATATTAATATTCTCTATCAATTGCTCTTCTAACATAGATGCCCATGTTTTTAAGTATTTAACTACATCGGCTTTTCTGTTGTGGCTTAAATAGCGTTCCTCAACAGGCAATTTTTGAAGCACATTTTTATCACTTAGTTTTTCCAGATGTTTCAGGTCATCGGAATCAAATCCAAAATCGAGCATGGTGGTGATCAGGTCATCCATAAGCAAACCACTTGTTGGGCAGTAGTCATTGAGTTGTTCATTCCAGTCACCATATTTTTGCATAGCCCTGCTATGAATATCTGAACTTGAATAGTGAGTAATTTCTTGAGCCAGAAAACCACAATTACAGCTACCCATATGGCCCCATTGGTAATTGTTACTTGAAGCTAATTTAGTTGCTGTTTTTCTTAAGACGTCTACAATTTCTAAAGTTGCTCTAGCCATATTTTCATCAGTTTATATTATAACAAAACCTTTGCATTATGGTTCTGTATTTAAAGTTTCACAATGCTTTATTCATTTCTATCCTTTGTAAAAACCGTTGATCAAAGATTGTCCGAGTCTCTTAACCGATTTTCATAGATTTGCAATGCCAAATCTAACAACTAAAAATGATTATGAAATTAACAAAAAACAACCTCGCTTGGCTTGCTTCCGGCATGATTTTACTATCGGCCTGCTCTGAGCCCAAGGAGGAAAAGACAGCCGAAGATGTTCAGGCGCTAAATATGGCTAATTTGGATTCTACAGTGAATCCTGGCGATGACTTTTTCCAATTCGCCAATGGCGGCTGGTTAAAAACTACTGAAATACCTGGTGACAGAGGCAGTTGGAGTTCTTTTGGCGAACTACGTGAAAACACAAACGAAGTGGTATTGGAGGTACTTAATAGTGCTGCTGAAAGCGATAAGTATGCCAAAGGAACAGACCAGCGTAAAGCAGCAGATTTTTACTCTATTGGTATGGACTCACTACTTGCTGAGAAAGCTGGTATACAACCTTTGAAGCCTCATCTGGAAATGATAGCCGCAATTAATGATGTGCAAAGTCTTCAAAAGTACTTGTCGGAACAAGAAACTTATGGTGGCGGAGCATTCTTCGGTTTTGGTGTATTTGCTGATTTGAAGAATAGCACAATGAATGCTGCATATCTTGGTCAGGGTGGTCTTGGTCTTCCGGACAGAGATTATTACACCAAAACAGATTCTCGATCCAAAGAAATCAGAGAAAAATATGTAAAACATGTTTCAAGAATGCTTCAATTAATGGGCGATACCCCCGAGTCGGCAGATGCGCAGGCTAAAAGAATTATGGCATTAGAAACCAGGTTAGCAGAAGCTTCTATGACGAATGTTGAGCAGAGAAATATACCTGCGCTTTACAACAAAATGTCGTTAAACCAGCTAGGGGAAATTGTGCCATCGGTAGATTGGAAAATGTATTTCGCAGATATGGGTGTTAACAAGATCGATACAATTATTGTAACTCAACCGGAGTTCATGAAAGAATTTGAAGCCATAGTAAAAGATGGTAAAGTGGATGTATGGAAAGAATACTTAAAATGGAAACTCATTGATGGTGCTTCTGCATATTTAAGCAATGATTATGTACAAGCTAATTTCGAATTTTTCAGTAAAGAATTGAGAGGTGTAGAAGAAATGAGGCCTCGCTGGAAGAGAGTTTTGAGCACAACCAATAACTCTTTAGGAGAAGCAATTGGTAAACTTTATGTAGATGAGGTATTTCCTCCTGAAGCAAAACAAAAGGCTCAGGAAATGGTGGAAAACATTAAGCTGGCATACGCAGAGAGAATCAAAAATTTGGATTGGATGACTGATTCTACCAAAACTAAAGCATTAGAAAAGCTTAAAAAGATGGTGGTTAAAATTGGTTATCCTGATGAGTGGAGAAGTTATGCTGAATTGGAAGTAAATGGTGATCCTGAAACTTCATCTTACGTTCAGAATTTAATGAATGCTGCTAAGTTTGGATTTGAATACAATACTTCAAAACTAGGTGAGCCTGTAGATAAAAAAGAGTGGGGAATGAGTCCTCAGACTGTGAATGCTTATTTCAACCCGTTAAATAATGAAATTGTATTCCCGGCAGCTATTTTACAACCGCCATTCTATAATTATAAAGCAGATGCTGCTGTAAATTATGGTGGTATTGGTGCTGTCATTGGCCATGAAATTTCTCATTGTTTTGATGATCAGGGGAGTAGGTTTGATGCTGATGGTAACTTGAAAAACTGGTGGACAGATGTAGATTTGAAGAATTTTCAGGCAAGAACTGGTCAGTTGGTTGCACAGTACGATGCCTATGAGCCATTGGATAGTGTGAATGTAAATGGAGAATTTACATTGGGTGAAAATATTGGTGACTTAGGGGGTATAAGTGCTGCCTATGACGGATTGCAGAGACACCTTGCCGCCAATGGTGATCCAGGTAAAATAGATGGTTTTACTCCTGAGCAAAGATTCTTTTTATCATGGGCGACTGTTTGGAGAGTGAAATACAAAGATGAGTCTTTAAGAACACAGATTCTTACTGATCCACATTCACCGGGAATGTATAGAGCCAATGGCCCAATCTCGAACATGGAGGAGTTTTTTACTGCTTTTAATGTGAAGGAAGGCGATGCCATGTATAAACCAGACAGCACAAGGGTGAAGATTTGGTAATTAGTAATTCAACTAATTGTGAAACCTCTGGATATTTATTCAGAGGTTTTTTAATTTAAGTGGTTCAATAGAAAAAATAAATATTATGGGAAAAGGAGATAAAAAGACGAAAAAGGGTAAAATATCGATGGGGTCTTATGGTGTTACTCGACAGAGATCGAAAAACAAGAAGTCTGTAAATCGCCCAGCAGAGGCAAAGCCTAAAGCAGAGAAAAAGGCCGAACCTAAAAAAGCAGCTGCAACTAAAAAACCTGCAGCTAAAAAAGCCGCGACTAAAAAGAAGGAATAGTCTAAAAAAGTAGAATGAAAAAGAAATTGTAAAATTTTCTAGGAATCATTTTTTTATTTGAAAACCAAATCTATATTTGAGAATCAATGAAGAAAAATTTTACATATAACGCTTGGTGGTACTTTTCTAAATAGAAAGGGAACAGCGTTATTGTATAAAAACATAAAACAAAACTTAAAGCTCGCTGTTCCAACAGTGAGCTTTTTTTATGACTAAAAATATGAACAAGACATTTAACAACTGGTGGTGGTATTTTAAAATCAATGGGGATTGAACGCAAGAAGTATGTCTAAAAGATAAAGGCCTTGTGTTCACTCACAAGGCCTTTTTTTATTCCTATGAACTGAAAAATGAAAATAAAATTAAATACCATACATAAAAAACTACTTGCTGATACACTAACACCGGTTAGTATCTATCTGCGACTTAGAGATAAATATGCCGACAGCATTCTACTTGAAAGCTCAGACTATCACGGCAATGAAAATAGCTTCTCTTACATCTGTTGTGAGCCACTTGCTGAGATAAAAGCAAAAGGAAAAATGCTCCACCAGCAACTTCCAGGCAATACAGAACAGATAAAATCTATTGAGGAGGGTCAACTGGTAACCGAACTTGAGTCATTTAAGAATTCATTTCAGGTAGCCGACAATAATTTCAAATTCAGCACGAATGGCCTTTTCGGTTATATGGCTTACAATGTCATTCAGCACTTCGAAGACCTGGATTTAAAAAATGAGAATAGCGAAATACCTGATTTACTCTACAGGGTCTATCGATTTGTCATTGTTGTAGATCACTTCAAAAATGAGATGTATGTGTTCGAACATACTACTGAAGGTCAGGAGAATAAGATAGAAGAATTGGTTTCATTGATCAACAGACATGCTGATCCGCAATTCGAATTCAAGATTCAGGGAGAAGAGTCGTCAGTTTATAATGACGAGCAGTTTTTAGAAATACTTCAAAAAGGAGTTGACCACTGCCATAGAGGCGATGTGTTTCAAATAGTCTTATCAAGGAGATTTATGTCCACCTTCCAAGGCGATGAGTTTAATGTGTATCGTGCCCTAAGATCCATTAATCCATCGCCTTATTTATTCTATTTCGATTATGGAAGCTTCAAGTTATTTGGCTCTAGCCCTGAATCACAAATTCTGATCAAAGGCGACAGAGCATCGATATTTCCAATAGCAGGTACATTCAGAAGAACAGGAGATGATGCTGCTGATGCAGAATTAGCGAAGAAATTATCAGAAGATGAAAAGGAAAATGCTGAGCACATCATGCTTGTTGACCTAGCTAGAAATGATTTGAGTAGAAGCTCGAAGAATGTAAATGTTGAGGTTTACAAGGAGGTGCAATACTACTCGCATGTAATACACCTGGTATCAAAAGTAACAGGACAGTTAAACGGACATGGTTCTTCGTTGCAATTAGTAGCCGACACCTTTCCGGCAGGCACGCTTTCAGGAGCACCAAAGTACAAAGCCATGGAGCTGATTGATCAATATGAGCAGACTAGTAGAAACTACTATGCTGGTGCCATTGGCTTTATGGGTTTCAATGGAGATTATAATCATGCTATTATGATTAGGTCATTTTTAAGTAAAAATAACCAATTGCACTATCAGGCAGGAGCCGGGGTTGTGGCCAAATCCAGCCCTGAGAGTGAGTTGAAAGAAGTTGATAACAAACTGGCAGCATTGCGCAATGCCATTAAACTAGCGGAGGAGATAAACAGATGAAGATTTTAGTACTCGATAATTACGATTCATTTGTCTACAATCTTGTGCATGGTGTCCGAGAGCTAGGTTATGGTGAGGCTCTGACAGTTGTAAGAAATGATAAAATCTCATTAGAGGAGGTTGATCAATTTGATAAAATACTGCTTTCACCAGGCCCTGGAATTCCTGACGAGGCAGGTATTATGAAGGCGTTAATTGAAAAGTATGGTGCAACAAAATCAATCTTAGGTATTTGTTTAGGGCATCAGGCTATTGCAGAAGTATATGGTGCCGAACTATATAACATGAAAGAAGTACTGCATGGCATTGAAGGAGAGCTTGTTGAGCATTTTGATGAAATTTTCGATGGAATGCCTGCGTCATTTAAGATTGGTCATTATCACTCATGGGCAGTAAAAGAGGATTCAATATCTAGTCCACTTAAGATCACGGCTAAAGATAAAAGTGGATTAGTTATGGGCCTCTCTCATGAACAATTTGATGTAAAAGGACTTCAGTTTCATCCAGAATCAATACTAACAGAAGGAGGGATGAAGATTATTGAGAATTGGCTTGCAAAAGAGAATCCCCTCCTTGGAGGGGCAAGGGGTGGGTATGAAGTGATTAAGACCCACCCCTAACCCCTCCCGAGAGGGGAATTAGAATCGGCTAAATATAAAGACATGAAAGAAATACTATATAAACTATTCAATCACGAAACACTGGATAAGGAAACAGCCCGGCAAGTGCTTGTAGATCTTGCAGGAGGTAAATTCAACCAAAGTCAGGTAGCAGCTTTTCTCACTGTGTATATGATGCGAAGCATCACTGTAGAAGAACTTACAGGCTTCAGAGATGCGATGCTGGAATTATGCTTGCCTGTTGAGATTCAGGAGTATGATGCTATTGATCTTTGCGGGACCGGAGGTGATGGACGAAACACCTTCAATATCTCTACACTGAGTTCATTTGTAGTAGCAGGTGCCGGACAGGCGGTTGCCAAACATGGTAATAATGGTGTTTCGTCTGTATGTGGCTCGAGTAACTTGATGAATTATTTCGGATATGAATTCACCAATGACGAGGGGAAGTTGAAAAGGAGTCTTGAAGAAGCCAACATTTGCTTTTTGCATGCGCCATTATTTCACCCAGCCATGAAGAATGTAGCACCGATTAGAAAGAATTTAGGAGTAAAAACCTTCTTTAATATGCTTGGGCCAATGGTGAATCCTTCTTTTCCAAAGAAGCAGTTAGTAGGTGTTTTTAGCCTCGAACTTGCTAGGCTGTATGGCTATTTATATCAGAAAACAGACAAGCGTTTTCTAATCCTTCATGCACTGGATGGGTATGATGAAATATCTCTCACTGGAGGATTCAAGATGATTTCCAATGCTGGCGAGCAACTACTAACTCCAGCAGATTTAGGATTAAATCAATTAAATCCTTCTGATATCTATGGAGGAGAAACTATTGAATCATCAGCCAAAATATTTGAACAAGTATTGAAGTGTGAGGCTACAGAAGCTCAGCATAATGTTGTAGTAGCCAATGCCGGTTTGGCCCTGCATTGTGCTGATGAAAACCTTTCTATTGCTGATGCCATAGCAAAAGCAGACGAATCACTAAGGTCAGGGAAAGCACTAAACGCATTTAAAAATTTAATAAATAAAAATATCACAGTACCAACGAACTAAGAGATGAATATACTAGAAGAAATTATCGCACATAAGCATAAAGAAGTAGCTGAAAAGCGATCGCTATTTCCAGAGAAGTTGTTAGAGCAGAGCATTTACTATGGCTCTAAATCAGTTTCACTAAGGAAGTACATCCAGAGAGAGGATAAGTCTGGGATAATTGCTGAAATCAAGCGCAAGTCACCCTCTAAAGGAATGATTAATGCCCATGTATCTGTAGAAAGAACTTCTATAGGCTACATGCAAGCAGGAGCTTCGGCATTATCAGTATTGACAGATCAGAATTATTTTGGAGGCAAGAATGAAGATTTAACGACAGCACGTAAGTTTAATTTCTGCCCAATTTTAAGAAAGGATTTCGTGGTTGACGAATATCAAATCCTTGAAACGAAATCTATTGGTGCAGATGCTATATTGCTTATCGCTGCTGCATTAGAAAGCAAGCAAATCAAACAGTTCGCAGAGTTTGCTAAGTCTTTAGGGTTAGAGACTTTACTTGAAGTGCATAACCAACAGGAGCTTGATGCATCACTAAATGAATTCATTGATTTGGTGGGAGTGAATAATCGCGATCTTAAGTCATTTGAAGTATCTATTGAAGCTTCAAAGTCATTAGCTCATGCTATTCCGAATGAGTTTGTAAAGGTTTCCGAAAGTGGAATAAGTGATCCGGAGATTATTCTGGAGTTAAAACAGGAAGGATTTGAAGGTTTTTTGATTGGGGAAAGGTTTATGACAAGCAGCCGTCCTGAGAAGTCTTGTGCACGATTTATAGAACAATTAAGTCAATTAGAAAAGAAGCAATATGCTT
This genomic window contains:
- a CDS encoding M13 family metallopeptidase, which encodes MKLTKNNLAWLASGMILLSACSEPKEEKTAEDVQALNMANLDSTVNPGDDFFQFANGGWLKTTEIPGDRGSWSSFGELRENTNEVVLEVLNSAAESDKYAKGTDQRKAADFYSIGMDSLLAEKAGIQPLKPHLEMIAAINDVQSLQKYLSEQETYGGGAFFGFGVFADLKNSTMNAAYLGQGGLGLPDRDYYTKTDSRSKEIREKYVKHVSRMLQLMGDTPESADAQAKRIMALETRLAEASMTNVEQRNIPALYNKMSLNQLGEIVPSVDWKMYFADMGVNKIDTIIVTQPEFMKEFEAIVKDGKVDVWKEYLKWKLIDGASAYLSNDYVQANFEFFSKELRGVEEMRPRWKRVLSTTNNSLGEAIGKLYVDEVFPPEAKQKAQEMVENIKLAYAERIKNLDWMTDSTKTKALEKLKKMVVKIGYPDEWRSYAELEVNGDPETSSYVQNLMNAAKFGFEYNTSKLGEPVDKKEWGMSPQTVNAYFNPLNNEIVFPAAILQPPFYNYKADAAVNYGGIGAVIGHEISHCFDDQGSRFDADGNLKNWWTDVDLKNFQARTGQLVAQYDAYEPLDSVNVNGEFTLGENIGDLGGISAAYDGLQRHLAANGDPGKIDGFTPEQRFFLSWATVWRVKYKDESLRTQILTDPHSPGMYRANGPISNMEEFFTAFNVKEGDAMYKPDSTRVKIW
- a CDS encoding 30S ribosomal protein THX; translated protein: MGKGDKKTKKGKISMGSYGVTRQRSKNKKSVNRPAEAKPKAEKKAEPKKAAATKKPAAKKAATKKKE
- a CDS encoding anthranilate synthase component I family protein, giving the protein MKIKLNTIHKKLLADTLTPVSIYLRLRDKYADSILLESSDYHGNENSFSYICCEPLAEIKAKGKMLHQQLPGNTEQIKSIEEGQLVTELESFKNSFQVADNNFKFSTNGLFGYMAYNVIQHFEDLDLKNENSEIPDLLYRVYRFVIVVDHFKNEMYVFEHTTEGQENKIEELVSLINRHADPQFEFKIQGEESSVYNDEQFLEILQKGVDHCHRGDVFQIVLSRRFMSTFQGDEFNVYRALRSINPSPYLFYFDYGSFKLFGSSPESQILIKGDRASIFPIAGTFRRTGDDAADAELAKKLSEDEKENAEHIMLVDLARNDLSRSSKNVNVEVYKEVQYYSHVIHLVSKVTGQLNGHGSSLQLVADTFPAGTLSGAPKYKAMELIDQYEQTSRNYYAGAIGFMGFNGDYNHAIMIRSFLSKNNQLHYQAGAGVVAKSSPESELKEVDNKLAALRNAIKLAEEINR
- a CDS encoding anthranilate synthase component II, whose amino-acid sequence is MKILVLDNYDSFVYNLVHGVRELGYGEALTVVRNDKISLEEVDQFDKILLSPGPGIPDEAGIMKALIEKYGATKSILGICLGHQAIAEVYGAELYNMKEVLHGIEGELVEHFDEIFDGMPASFKIGHYHSWAVKEDSISSPLKITAKDKSGLVMGLSHEQFDVKGLQFHPESILTEGGMKIIENWLAKENPLLGGARGGYEVIKTHP
- the trpD gene encoding anthranilate phosphoribosyltransferase translates to MKEILYKLFNHETLDKETARQVLVDLAGGKFNQSQVAAFLTVYMMRSITVEELTGFRDAMLELCLPVEIQEYDAIDLCGTGGDGRNTFNISTLSSFVVAGAGQAVAKHGNNGVSSVCGSSNLMNYFGYEFTNDEGKLKRSLEEANICFLHAPLFHPAMKNVAPIRKNLGVKTFFNMLGPMVNPSFPKKQLVGVFSLELARLYGYLYQKTDKRFLILHALDGYDEISLTGGFKMISNAGEQLLTPADLGLNQLNPSDIYGGETIESSAKIFEQVLKCEATEAQHNVVVANAGLALHCADENLSIADAIAKADESLRSGKALNAFKNLINKNITVPTN